A genomic region of Streptococcus suis contains the following coding sequences:
- a CDS encoding energy-coupling factor transporter transmembrane component T, which translates to MKLDARTKIILVIFTSFTYGMRLTILENAVLVLGLSLLFWFYGKRKMAIMSPIAYAMFCLLSYITFFPAWLTHLLLVLTYTWPPLLAGHLLLMTTSGYELIHGLRKWHLPEVFLLTLGVMFRFLPAIKQDARTICASLKVRGIFLRKRDVVCKPLQYMEFFLVPLMMSLLRTAQELTVASLTKGLAVSTKSPAYIRSSWTVLDWSLCLCCIGFLILVQL; encoded by the coding sequence ATGAAATTAGATGCTCGTACAAAAATTATTCTCGTCATCTTCACTAGTTTTACCTATGGGATGCGTCTTACAATACTAGAAAATGCAGTGCTGGTCTTAGGCCTTAGCCTGCTTTTCTGGTTTTATGGAAAGCGGAAAATGGCTATAATGAGTCCGATAGCCTATGCTATGTTTTGTCTGTTGTCCTATATTACATTTTTTCCAGCATGGCTGACGCATTTGTTGCTTGTATTGACCTATACATGGCCTCCGCTTTTGGCAGGACATCTATTGTTGATGACGACAAGTGGTTACGAACTCATTCATGGCTTGCGGAAATGGCACCTGCCAGAGGTATTTCTTTTGACGTTGGGAGTAATGTTTCGTTTCCTGCCTGCCATTAAACAGGATGCTCGTACGATTTGTGCCTCTTTGAAGGTTAGAGGAATTTTTTTACGGAAGAGAGATGTGGTTTGTAAGCCACTCCAGTACATGGAGTTTTTCTTGGTTCCCTTGATGATGTCTCTCTTGCGAACAGCTCAGGAATTGACGGTAGCCAGTCTGACAAAAGGTTTGGCTGTATCTACGAAATCACCTGCATATATTCGGTCGTCTTGGACCGTGCTAGATTGGAGTCTTTGCTTATGTTGTATCGGTTTTCTGATTCTCGTCCAGCTGTGA
- a CDS encoding ABC transporter ATP-binding protein has protein sequence MLYRFSDSRPAVTVKNVALTYSGADKPALQIENLTIPEGQCVVLCGHSGSGKSSFLKVLNGLTPEYYPAQLSGQIFLGDLDLQKSSLEETSRHIASVFQHPSTQFFHSQVLQELVFPCENQGLSREEIENRLAWVMELFGLASLSQRTISSLSGGQQQRLALAVAAMQGTGVLVLDEPTANLDQEGIAIVQDILKILKSQGKTIIIAEHRLSYLSQLADRYLYFQDGQVVTDYLADEFLSRTEECRQDMGLRCYDSEPYGRAIAELAGQFVNDKEGLLVENLSVSQKENTLYKIEKLCLAPGQVVGLVGSNGSGKTSLARYLVGLAEDKKSRMSWQGQTLSSRQRLEKTAFVMQDVRLQLFAESVKRELTLGRKNRAVDERLVARFGLSDLLERHPVSLSGGEQQRVMIVASLLADKEIFIFDEPTSGLDLRRMQQVATALVDLKMKNKLVLLISHDEELLNLVCDKIVDIKQLK, from the coding sequence ATGTTGTATCGGTTTTCTGATTCTCGTCCAGCTGTGACGGTAAAAAATGTAGCATTAACTTATTCAGGGGCAGATAAACCAGCCTTGCAGATAGAGAATCTGACCATTCCAGAAGGCCAGTGTGTTGTTTTATGTGGGCATAGTGGCTCTGGGAAGTCTAGTTTTCTCAAGGTACTGAATGGTTTGACGCCAGAATATTATCCTGCTCAGCTTTCGGGACAAATTTTCTTAGGGGACTTGGATTTACAAAAATCTAGTCTGGAAGAAACATCTCGGCATATTGCTTCCGTCTTTCAGCATCCGTCTACTCAATTTTTTCATAGTCAGGTCTTGCAGGAATTGGTTTTCCCTTGTGAAAATCAGGGTTTGTCAAGAGAAGAAATCGAGAATCGCCTGGCTTGGGTTATGGAATTATTTGGTTTGGCTTCTCTTAGTCAGCGAACGATTTCCAGTCTATCAGGTGGTCAGCAACAACGTCTAGCCTTGGCCGTTGCAGCTATGCAAGGGACGGGTGTCTTGGTTTTAGATGAGCCAACTGCCAACCTAGATCAGGAAGGGATTGCGATTGTACAGGACATCTTGAAAATTTTAAAAAGCCAAGGAAAGACCATCATTATTGCCGAGCATAGACTGTCTTATCTCAGTCAGTTGGCAGATCGCTATTTATATTTTCAAGATGGGCAAGTGGTGACGGATTATCTAGCAGATGAGTTTTTAAGTCGGACAGAAGAATGCCGTCAGGATATGGGACTGCGTTGTTATGACTCGGAGCCTTATGGGCGGGCAATAGCGGAGCTGGCGGGCCAATTTGTTAATGATAAAGAGGGGTTACTTGTTGAAAATTTATCGGTAAGTCAGAAAGAGAATACTCTCTACAAGATTGAAAAGCTTTGCTTGGCACCAGGACAGGTGGTGGGTTTGGTTGGATCGAATGGTTCTGGAAAAACAAGCCTTGCTCGTTATCTGGTCGGTTTAGCGGAAGATAAGAAGAGTAGGATGTCTTGGCAAGGTCAAACCTTGTCTAGTCGCCAGAGATTGGAAAAAACAGCCTTTGTTATGCAGGATGTTCGACTCCAACTATTTGCGGAAAGTGTTAAGCGAGAACTTACTCTTGGAAGGAAAAATAGAGCTGTCGATGAACGTTTGGTAGCTCGTTTTGGTCTATCGGACTTGTTGGAGAGGCATCCGGTCAGTTTATCGGGTGGTGAACAACAGCGCGTGATGATAGTGGCCAGCTTACTGGCAGATAAGGAAATTTTCATTTTTGATGAACCGACGAGCGGCTTGGATTTGAGACGAATGCAACAAGTTGCTACCGCTTTAGTAGACTTAAAAATGAAGAATAAGTTGGTTTTGTTAATTTCTCACGATGAAGAGCTATTGAATCTTGTTTGTGATAAAATAGTAGATATTAAACAGTTGAAATAG
- a CDS encoding MATE family efflux transporter, whose product MNKQTYKEILTIAFPAMGENLLQLLMGVVDSYLVASIGIVALSGVSLANNILAVYQAVFIALAAAVSSRLAQTLGKETSEGIGGTASESVKFTVFIGLLLGIFSVLAGPIVLTSLGAESEVVRAGGLYLILVGGGALFLGLMTSLSAILRTLGEPRFPMYISLLSNILNALFSAFAVFVLHAGVAGVAIGTVLSRLIGCSLLWSRLPISLKPWTWSFDKELLRLALPATGERLMMRVGDVVVVALITSLGTATVAGNAIGETLTQFNYMPALGIATATIILTAKHRQDKAMVRHIFRTSFGLSLLFMFLVAGVTYFAGPFLIGLYTKDIQAAQASQTVLFYAMLGVPFTAGTLILTALWQGLGNARLPFYATTIGMWLVRIGIACLLVTFFKIGLSAIWIATILDNAFRAGVLFFQYRYSKRESI is encoded by the coding sequence ATGAACAAACAAACCTATAAAGAAATTTTAACTATTGCCTTTCCAGCCATGGGGGAAAACCTTCTCCAGCTGTTAATGGGGGTAGTAGACTCTTATCTAGTAGCCAGTATTGGCATCGTAGCTTTGTCTGGAGTTTCCCTTGCTAATAATATTTTAGCCGTCTATCAGGCGGTTTTTATTGCCCTAGCAGCAGCGGTGTCTTCTCGTTTGGCTCAGACTTTGGGTAAAGAGACTTCAGAAGGCATTGGAGGAACTGCTAGTGAAAGTGTTAAGTTTACAGTTTTTATCGGTCTCCTTTTAGGAATTTTTTCAGTTCTGGCAGGTCCAATAGTACTTACTAGCTTGGGAGCAGAGTCAGAAGTGGTACGGGCTGGAGGTCTTTATTTGATATTGGTTGGTGGGGGAGCGCTTTTTTTGGGACTTATGACAAGTTTGAGTGCAATCTTACGAACCTTGGGGGAACCACGTTTTCCTATGTATATCAGCCTGCTCTCTAACATTTTAAATGCACTATTTTCAGCATTTGCAGTCTTTGTGCTTCATGCAGGTGTAGCTGGGGTTGCGATTGGAACGGTATTATCGCGATTGATTGGTTGTAGCCTGCTTTGGTCTCGCTTACCAATTTCTTTAAAACCATGGACCTGGTCCTTTGATAAAGAACTACTTAGACTTGCCCTGCCAGCAACTGGTGAACGGTTGATGATGCGGGTGGGAGATGTGGTAGTCGTAGCTTTGATTACCAGCTTAGGAACAGCGACGGTAGCTGGAAATGCGATTGGAGAAACCCTGACGCAGTTTAATTATATGCCGGCTTTAGGGATTGCTACCGCGACAATCATCCTTACAGCGAAACACAGACAGGATAAGGCTATGGTTCGACATATTTTTCGAACAAGCTTTGGCCTTTCTTTGCTGTTTATGTTTTTGGTGGCTGGTGTGACTTATTTTGCGGGGCCTTTCCTAATCGGTCTTTATACTAAGGATATTCAAGCAGCACAAGCTAGTCAAACAGTATTATTTTATGCCATGTTGGGAGTTCCCTTTACAGCTGGCACTCTTATTTTGACAGCTCTTTGGCAAGGTTTAGGAAATGCTAGATTACCCTTTTATGCCACAACTATCGGTATGTGGCTAGTGCGGATTGGCATAGCTTGTTTACTTGTAACATTTTTTAAAATCGGTTTGTCAGCCATTTGGATTGCAACGATTTTAGATAATGCCTTCCGAGCAGGGGTGCTATTTTTTCAGTATAGGTATTCAAAACGAGAATCAATTTAA
- the mvk gene encoding mevalonate kinase, translating into MSVVGKANGKIILMGEHAVVYGQPAIAMPFSAVEIIAQVTAQGEALTVACDFYEGLVHKMPKIWESLKHAIRFSLYRIGAPTDPAIHIEISSTIPAERGMGSSAAVAVAVARALFAYYKKELTDSELWDVVQSSEKIAHGNPSGIDAATTSGKSPVFFIKHQPIEPLELKLRSHLVVADTGVTGNTLEAISDVADLLEKKPEAIKLVEELGNLTRQAKEDLATDQAELLGSRMNQAHALLQKLGVSDPSLDKLVSLAQENGALGAKLTGGGRGGCMIALARTAQDAQNLAHILDQAGARQTWIQYLGETND; encoded by the coding sequence ATGTCGGTAGTAGGAAAAGCAAATGGGAAAATCATTTTGATGGGAGAGCATGCGGTGGTCTATGGGCAACCAGCAATTGCTATGCCTTTTTCTGCTGTTGAAATTATTGCTCAGGTAACTGCTCAAGGGGAAGCGCTGACTGTTGCTTGTGACTTCTATGAAGGGCTGGTTCACAAGATGCCAAAAATCTGGGAAAGTCTCAAGCATGCCATTCGTTTTTCGCTCTATCGTATTGGTGCGCCGACAGACCCAGCGATCCATATTGAGATTAGTTCCACCATTCCTGCCGAGCGAGGCATGGGTTCCAGTGCAGCTGTGGCAGTTGCAGTAGCACGCGCCCTCTTTGCCTACTATAAGAAAGAACTGACCGACAGCGAACTCTGGGACGTCGTCCAATCTTCGGAAAAAATTGCTCACGGCAATCCATCAGGCATAGATGCGGCGACCACCAGCGGCAAGTCCCCCGTCTTCTTTATCAAGCACCAGCCCATCGAACCCTTGGAGCTGAAACTCCGTTCCCACTTGGTAGTGGCTGATACAGGCGTGACGGGAAACACCTTAGAAGCCATTTCAGACGTGGCGGATTTGTTGGAGAAAAAGCCAGAGGCTATCAAGCTAGTAGAAGAACTGGGTAACTTGACCCGACAGGCCAAGGAAGATTTAGCCACAGACCAGGCAGAGCTTCTAGGCAGCAGAATGAACCAAGCTCATGCCCTTCTGCAAAAATTAGGCGTGTCTGATCCTAGCCTGGATAAGCTAGTCAGCCTTGCCCAAGAAAATGGAGCTCTCGGAGCCAAATTAACTGGTGGCGGCCGAGGTGGCTGCATGATTGCCCTGGCAAGAACAGCCCAGGATGCCCAAAATCTTGCACACATCCTTGACCAAGCAGGTGCCCGCCAAACCTGGATACAGTACTTAGGAGAAACCAATGACTAA